One genomic window of Dryobates pubescens isolate bDryPub1 chromosome 17, bDryPub1.pri, whole genome shotgun sequence includes the following:
- the HAPLN3 gene encoding hyaluronan and proteoglycan link protein 3 produces the protein MLLLPLLLEVTLLQLASSSHHPFYNGFYYNNIMNDRGNGQEKAYFNGAKLVVETPRDPIYSSNGANVTLPCHYRYEPDLEAKRKIRIKWSKLRDDYTKERDVLVAIGKTSMAFGDFQGRAQLVQAGERQASLVVSDVHLQDDGKYRCEVIDGLEDESGVVELQLQGIVFPYQPPHGQYRLNFHEAERVCQDQGAILATFHQLFQAWSEGLDWCNAGWLADGTVQYPIRQPRKPCGGTHLAPGIRSYGPRHRHLHRFDAFCFSSALRGEVFYLGRPAGMTLEEAKQSCQDAGAEIARVGHLYSAWKFLGLDRCDAGWLADGSVRYPITKPRANCGPAEPGVRSFGFPSKGRFGVFCYKER, from the exons atgctgctgctcccactgcTCCTGGAggtcaccctgctgcagctggccagcagctctcaccaCCCCTTCTACAATGGCTTCTACTACAACAACATCATGAATGACAGAGGCAATGGGCAGGAGAAAG CTTACTTCAACGGGGCCAAACTGGTGGTGGAAACCCCCAGAGACCCCATCTACAGTTCCAACGGTGCCAACGTCACCCTGCCTTGCCACTACCGCTACGAGCCCGACCTGGAAGCCAAGCGCAAGATCCGCATCAAGTGGTCCAAGCTGCGAGACGACTATACCAAGGAGCGGGACGTGCTGGTGGCCATTGGCAAGACCTCCATGGCCTTTGGGGACTTCCAGGGTCGTGCTCAGCTGGTGCAGGCCGGCGAGCGCCAGGCCTCGCTGGTCGTCAGCGACGTGCACCTGCAGGATGATGGCAAATACCGCTGCGAGGTCATCGATGGGCTGGAGGATGAGAGCGGCGTGGTGGAGCTCCAGCTGCAAG GCATCGTGTTCCCCTACCAGCCTCCCCACGGGCAGTACAGGCTCAACTTCCACGAAGCCGAGCGAGTGTGCCAGGATCAGGGCGCCATCCTCGCCACCTTCCACCAGCTCTTCCAGGCCTGGAGCGAGGGGCTGGACTGGTGCAACGCGGGGTGGCTGGCGGACGGCACGGTGCAGTACCCCATCCGCCAGCCCCGCAAGCCCTGCGGGGGCACGCACCTCGCCCCGGGCATCCGCAGCTACGGCCCCCGCCACCGGCACCTGCACCGCTTCGATgccttctgcttctcctctgcgCTCAGAG GAGAGGTTTTCTACTTGGGGCGCCCGGCCGGGATGACGCTGGAGGAGgccaagcagagctgccaggacgCAGGGGCTGAGATTGCCCGGGTCGGGCACCTCTACTCCGCCTGGAAGTTCCTGGGGCTGGACCGCTGCGacgctggctggctggcagatgGCAGTGTCCGCTACCCCATCACCAAGCCCCGGGCCAACTGcggccctgcagagcctggtgtcCGCAGCTTTGGCTTCCCCAGCAAGGGCAGGTTTGGGGTCTTCTGCTACAAGGAGAGATAA
- the MFGE8 gene encoding lactadherin isoform X3, which translates to MARARFWRALLALGLGLSLLMVVAGPCHPNPCHNNGECHVVPNRGDVFTDYICKCPAGYDGVHCQNNRNECYSQPCKNGGTCLNLDGDYSCKCPSPFLGKTCQVRCAVLLGMEGGAISDAQLSASSVYYGFLGLQRWGPELARLNNHGIVNAWTSSDYDKSPWIQANLLRKMRLSGIITQGARRVGKAEYVRAYKVAYSLDGREFTFFKDEKQDVDKVFAGNVDYGTMQTNMFNPPITAQFIRIYPVMCRRACTLRFELIGCEMNVYFNTAGCSEPLGMKSRLISDQQITASSVFKTWGIDAFTWHPHYARLDKTGKTNAWTALHNGQSEWLQIDLKDQKKVTGIITQGARDFGHIQYVAAYKVAYSDNGTSWTLYRDGLTNSTKIFHGNSDNYSHKKNVFDVPFYARFVRILPVAWHNRITLRVELLGCDE; encoded by the exons ATGGCGCGGGCGAGGTTTTGGCGAGCGCTGCTcgccctggggctgggactcTCGCTACTGATGGTCGTGGCCG GCCCCTGCCACCCCAATCCTTGCCACAACAACGGCGAGTGCCACGTGGTCCCGAACCGGGGAGACGTTTTCACCGACTACATCTGCAAGTGCCCTGCGGGGTATGATGGGGTGCACTGCCAGAACA ACAGGAATGAGTGCTACTCCCAGCCTTGCAAAAATGGAGGCACGTGCCTGAACCTGGATGGTGACTACAGCTGCAAGTGTCCTTCTCCATTCCTGGGGAAGACCTGCCAAGTCC GCTGTGCTGTTCTCTtgggcatggaaggaggagCCATCTCTGATGCCCAGCTCTCTGCATCCTCTGTCTACTATGGATTCCTTGGCCTCCAGCGCTGGGGCCCAGAGCTCGCCCGCCTCAACAACCATGGCATTGTCAATGCCTGGACCTCCAGTGACTACGACAAGAGCCCCTGGATCCAG GCCAACCTGCTGCGGAAGATGCGCCTGAGCGGGATCATCACGCAGGGTGCCCGCCGCGTGGGCAAGGCCGAGTACGTCCGTGCCTACAAGGTGGCCTACAGCCTGGATGGGCGGGAGTTCACCTTCTTCAAGGATGAGAAGCAGGATGTAGATAAG GTTTTTGCAGGGAATGTGGACTATGGCACCATGCAGACCAACATGTTCAACCCCCCCATCACGGCCCAGTTCATCCGCATCTACCCTGTGATGTGCCGCCGCGCCTGCACCCTGCGCTTCGAGCTCATCGGCTGTGAGATGAACG TGTATTTCAACACGGCAGGTTGCTCGGAGCCTCTGGGCATGAAGTCCCGCCTCATCTCCGACCAGCAGATCACAGCCTCCAGCGTCTTCAAGACCTGGGGCATCGACGCCTTTACCTGGCACCCCCACTACGCTCGCCTGGACAAGACAGGCAAAACCAACGCCTGGACAGCACTCCACAACGGCCAGTCCGAGTGGCTGCAG ATCGACCTCAAGGACCAGAAGAAGGTGACAGGCATCATCACACAAGGAGCCCGTGACTTTGGTCATATCCAGTACGTGGCAGCCTACAAGGTGGCCTACAGTGACAACGGCACGTCGTGGACCCTCTACCGCGATGGCCTGACAAACAGCACCAAG ATCTTCCATGGTAACAGCGACAACTACTCCCACAAGAAGAACGTGTTCGACGTGCCCTTCTACGCCCGCTTTGTCCGCATCCTGCCCGTGGCCTGGCACAACCGCATCACCCTgcgtgtggagctgctgggctgcgaCGAgtag
- the MFGE8 gene encoding lactadherin isoform X2, with protein sequence MARARFWRALLALGLGLSLLMVVAGDFCDVNHCQNGGTCLTGINETPFFCICPEGYVGIDCNETEKGPCHPNPCHNNGECHVVPNRGDVFTDYICKCPAGYDGVHCQNNRNECYSQPCKNGGTCLNLDGDYSCKCPSPFLGKTCQVRCAVLLGMEGGAISDAQLSASSVYYGFLGLQRWGPELARLNNHGIVNAWTSSDYDKSPWIQANLLRKMRLSGIITQGARRVGKAEYVRAYKVAYSLDGREFTFFKDEKQDVDKVFAGNVDYGTMQTNMFNPPITAQFIRIYPVMCRRACTLRFELIGCEMNGCSEPLGMKSRLISDQQITASSVFKTWGIDAFTWHPHYARLDKTGKTNAWTALHNGQSEWLQIDLKDQKKVTGIITQGARDFGHIQYVAAYKVAYSDNGTSWTLYRDGLTNSTKIFHGNSDNYSHKKNVFDVPFYARFVRILPVAWHNRITLRVELLGCDE encoded by the exons ATGGCGCGGGCGAGGTTTTGGCGAGCGCTGCTcgccctggggctgggactcTCGCTACTGATGGTCGTGGCCG GTGACTTCTGTGATGTGAACCACTGTCAGAATGGGGGCACCTGCCTGACCGGGATTAATGAGACCCCCTTCTTCTGCATCTGCCCTGAGGGCTACGTTGGGATTGACTGCAATGAGACAGAAAAAG GCCCCTGCCACCCCAATCCTTGCCACAACAACGGCGAGTGCCACGTGGTCCCGAACCGGGGAGACGTTTTCACCGACTACATCTGCAAGTGCCCTGCGGGGTATGATGGGGTGCACTGCCAGAACA ACAGGAATGAGTGCTACTCCCAGCCTTGCAAAAATGGAGGCACGTGCCTGAACCTGGATGGTGACTACAGCTGCAAGTGTCCTTCTCCATTCCTGGGGAAGACCTGCCAAGTCC GCTGTGCTGTTCTCTtgggcatggaaggaggagCCATCTCTGATGCCCAGCTCTCTGCATCCTCTGTCTACTATGGATTCCTTGGCCTCCAGCGCTGGGGCCCAGAGCTCGCCCGCCTCAACAACCATGGCATTGTCAATGCCTGGACCTCCAGTGACTACGACAAGAGCCCCTGGATCCAG GCCAACCTGCTGCGGAAGATGCGCCTGAGCGGGATCATCACGCAGGGTGCCCGCCGCGTGGGCAAGGCCGAGTACGTCCGTGCCTACAAGGTGGCCTACAGCCTGGATGGGCGGGAGTTCACCTTCTTCAAGGATGAGAAGCAGGATGTAGATAAG GTTTTTGCAGGGAATGTGGACTATGGCACCATGCAGACCAACATGTTCAACCCCCCCATCACGGCCCAGTTCATCCGCATCTACCCTGTGATGTGCCGCCGCGCCTGCACCCTGCGCTTCGAGCTCATCGGCTGTGAGATGAACG GTTGCTCGGAGCCTCTGGGCATGAAGTCCCGCCTCATCTCCGACCAGCAGATCACAGCCTCCAGCGTCTTCAAGACCTGGGGCATCGACGCCTTTACCTGGCACCCCCACTACGCTCGCCTGGACAAGACAGGCAAAACCAACGCCTGGACAGCACTCCACAACGGCCAGTCCGAGTGGCTGCAG ATCGACCTCAAGGACCAGAAGAAGGTGACAGGCATCATCACACAAGGAGCCCGTGACTTTGGTCATATCCAGTACGTGGCAGCCTACAAGGTGGCCTACAGTGACAACGGCACGTCGTGGACCCTCTACCGCGATGGCCTGACAAACAGCACCAAG ATCTTCCATGGTAACAGCGACAACTACTCCCACAAGAAGAACGTGTTCGACGTGCCCTTCTACGCCCGCTTTGTCCGCATCCTGCCCGTGGCCTGGCACAACCGCATCACCCTgcgtgtggagctgctgggctgcgaCGAgtag
- the MFGE8 gene encoding lactadherin isoform X1, whose translation MARARFWRALLALGLGLSLLMVVAGDFCDVNHCQNGGTCLTGINETPFFCICPEGYVGIDCNETEKGPCHPNPCHNNGECHVVPNRGDVFTDYICKCPAGYDGVHCQNNRNECYSQPCKNGGTCLNLDGDYSCKCPSPFLGKTCQVRCAVLLGMEGGAISDAQLSASSVYYGFLGLQRWGPELARLNNHGIVNAWTSSDYDKSPWIQANLLRKMRLSGIITQGARRVGKAEYVRAYKVAYSLDGREFTFFKDEKQDVDKVFAGNVDYGTMQTNMFNPPITAQFIRIYPVMCRRACTLRFELIGCEMNVYFNTAGCSEPLGMKSRLISDQQITASSVFKTWGIDAFTWHPHYARLDKTGKTNAWTALHNGQSEWLQIDLKDQKKVTGIITQGARDFGHIQYVAAYKVAYSDNGTSWTLYRDGLTNSTKIFHGNSDNYSHKKNVFDVPFYARFVRILPVAWHNRITLRVELLGCDE comes from the exons ATGGCGCGGGCGAGGTTTTGGCGAGCGCTGCTcgccctggggctgggactcTCGCTACTGATGGTCGTGGCCG GTGACTTCTGTGATGTGAACCACTGTCAGAATGGGGGCACCTGCCTGACCGGGATTAATGAGACCCCCTTCTTCTGCATCTGCCCTGAGGGCTACGTTGGGATTGACTGCAATGAGACAGAAAAAG GCCCCTGCCACCCCAATCCTTGCCACAACAACGGCGAGTGCCACGTGGTCCCGAACCGGGGAGACGTTTTCACCGACTACATCTGCAAGTGCCCTGCGGGGTATGATGGGGTGCACTGCCAGAACA ACAGGAATGAGTGCTACTCCCAGCCTTGCAAAAATGGAGGCACGTGCCTGAACCTGGATGGTGACTACAGCTGCAAGTGTCCTTCTCCATTCCTGGGGAAGACCTGCCAAGTCC GCTGTGCTGTTCTCTtgggcatggaaggaggagCCATCTCTGATGCCCAGCTCTCTGCATCCTCTGTCTACTATGGATTCCTTGGCCTCCAGCGCTGGGGCCCAGAGCTCGCCCGCCTCAACAACCATGGCATTGTCAATGCCTGGACCTCCAGTGACTACGACAAGAGCCCCTGGATCCAG GCCAACCTGCTGCGGAAGATGCGCCTGAGCGGGATCATCACGCAGGGTGCCCGCCGCGTGGGCAAGGCCGAGTACGTCCGTGCCTACAAGGTGGCCTACAGCCTGGATGGGCGGGAGTTCACCTTCTTCAAGGATGAGAAGCAGGATGTAGATAAG GTTTTTGCAGGGAATGTGGACTATGGCACCATGCAGACCAACATGTTCAACCCCCCCATCACGGCCCAGTTCATCCGCATCTACCCTGTGATGTGCCGCCGCGCCTGCACCCTGCGCTTCGAGCTCATCGGCTGTGAGATGAACG TGTATTTCAACACGGCAGGTTGCTCGGAGCCTCTGGGCATGAAGTCCCGCCTCATCTCCGACCAGCAGATCACAGCCTCCAGCGTCTTCAAGACCTGGGGCATCGACGCCTTTACCTGGCACCCCCACTACGCTCGCCTGGACAAGACAGGCAAAACCAACGCCTGGACAGCACTCCACAACGGCCAGTCCGAGTGGCTGCAG ATCGACCTCAAGGACCAGAAGAAGGTGACAGGCATCATCACACAAGGAGCCCGTGACTTTGGTCATATCCAGTACGTGGCAGCCTACAAGGTGGCCTACAGTGACAACGGCACGTCGTGGACCCTCTACCGCGATGGCCTGACAAACAGCACCAAG ATCTTCCATGGTAACAGCGACAACTACTCCCACAAGAAGAACGTGTTCGACGTGCCCTTCTACGCCCGCTTTGTCCGCATCCTGCCCGTGGCCTGGCACAACCGCATCACCCTgcgtgtggagctgctgggctgcgaCGAgtag